A window of the Calditerricola satsumensis genome harbors these coding sequences:
- a CDS encoding heme ABC transporter ATP-binding protein, with translation MIDVRDVWKAYGGRDVLRGVSLEVPAGACVAVIGPNGAGKSTLLRVLSGVVEPDRGSVWVAGRPVRAYRRRELARLLAVLPQETAAPFPFTVRELVAMGRHPYLRPLRGETPHDRAVVARVLDELKLTPLADVPVDRLSGGQRQRVALARVMAQEPRVLLLDEPTTYLDIGHQVNLLDRVRRWQRQNGLTVVMVLHDLNLAALYADEVVLLAEGRVVARGRPAEVLAEPTLAAVYGTRPLVVRHPECGAPQVLVRPARDEARGEEADGQWRMNASPCAARG, from the coding sequence ATGATCGACGTGCGGGACGTGTGGAAAGCGTACGGCGGGCGTGACGTGCTGCGCGGCGTTTCCCTGGAGGTTCCCGCCGGCGCGTGTGTGGCGGTGATCGGACCGAACGGAGCGGGGAAAAGCACGCTGCTGCGGGTGCTCTCCGGTGTGGTCGAGCCGGACCGCGGCAGCGTGTGGGTGGCCGGCCGGCCGGTGCGGGCCTACCGGCGGCGGGAGTTGGCCCGCCTTCTGGCCGTGCTTCCGCAGGAGACGGCCGCCCCGTTCCCCTTTACGGTGCGCGAGCTGGTGGCGATGGGCCGCCACCCCTACCTTCGCCCGCTGCGCGGCGAGACGCCCCATGATCGCGCGGTGGTGGCGCGCGTCCTTGACGAGCTCAAGCTCACCCCGCTGGCCGACGTGCCCGTCGACCGGCTCAGCGGGGGCCAGCGCCAGCGCGTGGCGCTGGCGCGCGTGATGGCCCAGGAGCCGCGCGTGCTGCTCCTGGACGAACCGACCACCTACCTGGATATCGGGCACCAGGTCAACCTGCTCGATCGGGTGCGCCGCTGGCAGCGCCAGAACGGCCTGACGGTGGTGATGGTGCTCCATGACCTGAACCTGGCCGCGCTGTACGCCGACGAGGTGGTGCTGCTTGCCGAGGGGCGCGTGGTGGCGCGCGGCCGGCCGGCCGAGGTGCTGGCCGAGCCGACCCTCGCCGCCGTGTACGGCACGCGGCCGCTGGTGGTGCGCCACCCGGAGTGCGGCGCCCCCCAGGTTCTCGTGCGGCCGGCGCGCGACGAGGCCAGGGGAGAGGAGGCGGACGGCCAATGGCGGATGAACGCCAGCCCGTGCGCCGCAAGGGGTTGA
- a CDS encoding FecCD family ABC transporter permease, whose protein sequence is MRARKAMWMAGMGGALLLSLLVTLTLGSVDLPVATVWRVLWGEVTGQATAEDAVAQAIVWNLRVPRALLALLVGAALGAAGAAYQGVLRNPLADPYILGVSSGAALGAVLALLAGWPRAHLGLFAVPLAAFGGGMAALLVTLRLGAVGGRLVRETTLLAGVVVQAFLGAALTLAIAFSADRLPSVIHWLMGSLANRDPLLVAVALPYVLVPFVLLLFWARDLNVFTLGEEQAAHLGVETERRKVHILLAASLMTAAAVSVSGIIGFVGLVVPHVMRLLVGPDHRVLVPASALAGAFVLLWADTFARTALAGAELPVGAVTAALGAPFFAYLLRRGRRGM, encoded by the coding sequence ATGAGGGCGCGCAAGGCAATGTGGATGGCCGGGATGGGCGGCGCCCTCTTGCTGTCCCTGCTCGTCACCTTGACGCTGGGCAGCGTGGATCTTCCCGTGGCCACCGTCTGGCGGGTGCTGTGGGGCGAGGTAACCGGGCAGGCGACGGCGGAGGACGCCGTGGCCCAGGCCATTGTGTGGAACCTGCGCGTGCCCCGCGCGCTGCTGGCGCTTCTGGTCGGCGCCGCCCTCGGGGCCGCCGGCGCGGCGTACCAGGGCGTGCTGCGCAATCCGCTGGCCGATCCGTACATCCTGGGCGTGTCGTCGGGTGCGGCGCTGGGGGCGGTGTTGGCCCTCCTTGCCGGCTGGCCGCGGGCGCATCTCGGCCTGTTTGCCGTACCGCTGGCCGCCTTTGGCGGGGGGATGGCCGCCCTCCTCGTCACGCTGCGCCTGGGGGCCGTTGGTGGCCGGCTGGTGCGGGAGACGACGCTCCTGGCCGGCGTGGTGGTGCAGGCCTTCCTCGGCGCGGCGCTGACGCTGGCCATCGCCTTTTCCGCCGACCGGTTGCCGAGCGTCATCCACTGGCTGATGGGCAGCCTGGCCAACCGCGATCCGCTGCTCGTCGCCGTCGCCCTTCCGTATGTGCTCGTGCCCTTTGTCCTGCTCCTCTTTTGGGCGCGCGACCTCAACGTGTTCACCCTCGGGGAGGAGCAGGCCGCCCATCTCGGTGTGGAGACGGAGCGGCGCAAAGTGCACATCCTCCTTGCCGCCTCGCTGATGACGGCGGCGGCGGTGTCGGTGTCCGGCATCATCGGCTTTGTCGGCCTGGTGGTGCCCCATGTGATGCGCCTGCTTGTCGGACCGGATCATCGCGTGCTCGTGCCGGCGTCGGCGCTGGCCGGGGCCTTCGTCCTGCTGTGGGCCGACACCTTCGCCCGCACGGCTCTGGCCGGGGCGGAGCTGCCCGTCGGGGCGGTAACGGCGGCGCTGGGGGCGCCGTTTTTCGCCTACCTGTTGCGGCGCGGCCGGCGCGGGATGTGA
- a CDS encoding ABC transporter substrate-binding protein, translated as MRHGWKAVVLVFILLLLPVGLAACQSEKPASPGNAAEEVASGKPVTYPLTVRDDSGAEVTVQKEPQRIVSLIPSHTETLFALGLEGKVVAVTKWDNYPPDVQKKVEHVFQDGLNPPTEELLSLKPDLVVLGSHNKETVDALRKAGLTVVVYDPQSLKDVYRVIGELGKITNRTKEAKQVIDRMKAKEQAIREKVQAIPEKERVRVYVEADPDQLYTAGKNTFMDELIQLAGGRNIAHDLEGWQKISAETVIQRNPQVIVVTYGYYVPNAADKPKQRAGWNVVDAVREGRVYALDSDLISRPGPRIVDGAEALAKAFYPDRFR; from the coding sequence ATGCGACACGGGTGGAAAGCTGTCGTTCTCGTCTTTATCCTGCTCCTGTTGCCGGTCGGTCTTGCCGCGTGCCAGTCAGAGAAACCGGCATCACCGGGGAATGCCGCGGAGGAGGTGGCCAGCGGAAAGCCCGTCACCTATCCCCTCACCGTACGGGATGACAGCGGGGCGGAGGTGACGGTCCAAAAGGAGCCGCAGCGCATCGTCTCGTTGATCCCCAGCCACACGGAGACGCTGTTTGCGCTGGGGTTGGAAGGCAAGGTGGTGGCCGTTACCAAGTGGGACAACTACCCGCCGGACGTGCAGAAAAAGGTGGAGCACGTCTTCCAAGACGGCCTGAACCCGCCGACAGAGGAGCTCCTCAGCCTGAAGCCTGACCTGGTGGTGCTGGGCTCGCACAACAAAGAGACCGTTGACGCGCTGCGCAAGGCGGGCCTGACGGTGGTGGTGTACGATCCGCAGAGCCTGAAGGACGTCTACCGGGTGATCGGCGAGCTGGGCAAGATCACGAACCGCACCAAAGAGGCGAAGCAGGTCATCGACCGCATGAAGGCCAAGGAGCAGGCCATTCGCGAGAAGGTTCAGGCCATTCCGGAAAAGGAGCGCGTGCGCGTCTATGTGGAGGCCGATCCCGACCAGCTCTACACGGCCGGGAAGAACACGTTTATGGACGAGCTGATCCAGCTGGCCGGCGGGCGGAACATTGCCCACGATCTGGAAGGCTGGCAGAAGATCAGCGCCGAGACGGTCATCCAGCGGAATCCGCAGGTGATTGTGGTCACATACGGCTACTACGTCCCGAACGCCGCGGACAAGCCCAAGCAGCGCGCGGGGTGGAACGTGGTCGACGCAGTGCGGGAAGGCCGGGTGTACGCCCTGGATTCGGACCTCATCAGCCGACCGGGGCCGCGCATCGTCGACGGAGCCGAGGCGCTGGCCAAGGCGTTCTATCCCGACCGCTTCCGCTAA
- a CDS encoding UTP--glucose-1-phosphate uridylyltransferase yields the protein MTRVRKAVIPAAGLGTRNLPVTKVVPKELFPVGNKPAIHYVVEEAVAAGIDAILLVVSRGKEALVNYFDRAPELEHHLEQASKGHLRKALALPPVHVQFVRQQEPKGLGDAVRLAKPFVGDEPFAVLLPDDLLFGPRPALAGLVEAYAACRAPVVALKVMPDDVLHRYGVARVTPAGDRFKIEEIVEKPREAPPSNYAVIGRYVLTPDLFPHLEALTPGVGGELQLTDALRGYLAHGSVYGVPWPHERYDVSLEREYVALLHRFLTQDPAAGTK from the coding sequence TTGACACGGGTTCGCAAGGCGGTCATCCCCGCCGCCGGTTTGGGAACGCGCAATTTGCCGGTGACCAAAGTGGTGCCCAAGGAATTGTTCCCCGTGGGCAACAAGCCGGCCATCCACTATGTGGTGGAGGAGGCGGTGGCCGCAGGAATTGACGCCATCCTCCTGGTAGTTTCACGCGGCAAAGAGGCCCTGGTCAACTATTTTGACCGGGCGCCGGAATTGGAGCACCATTTGGAACAGGCGTCCAAGGGCCATCTGCGGAAGGCGCTCGCCCTTCCCCCGGTTCACGTACAGTTCGTACGCCAGCAAGAACCCAAGGGCCTCGGCGACGCGGTGCGGCTGGCCAAACCCTTTGTGGGCGACGAGCCGTTTGCGGTGCTGCTGCCCGACGATCTCCTGTTTGGCCCCCGGCCGGCCCTTGCCGGGTTGGTGGAGGCGTACGCCGCCTGCCGCGCGCCGGTCGTGGCGCTGAAAGTGATGCCCGATGATGTGCTGCACCGGTACGGGGTGGCGCGTGTGACGCCGGCGGGGGACCGGTTCAAGATCGAGGAGATTGTCGAGAAACCGCGCGAAGCGCCGCCGTCAAATTACGCGGTGATCGGCCGCTATGTGCTGACGCCGGACCTCTTTCCCCACCTCGAAGCCCTGACCCCGGGCGTAGGCGGCGAATTGCAACTGACGGACGCGCTGCGTGGCTATCTGGCGCACGGTTCGGTGTACGGGGTCCCGTGGCCCCACGAGCGGTACGACGTGAGCCTGGAGCGGGAATATGTGGCGTTGCTCCACCGGTTTCTCACGCAAGACCCGGCTGCGGGAACGAAGTAG